The Nocardia arthritidis genome has a window encoding:
- a CDS encoding flavin reductase family protein — MHESFEFPADGAGLRRAFANFPSGVVAVCAEIDGTPHGLAVSTFVPVSLDPPLVSFCVQNNSSTWPKLTGATHLGLSLLGTDQQDAARALGTRTGDRFAGVRLHRGTGDAIFIEGASAWIEGVPEAQVPAGDHTVVILRIHRLATRGDVDPLVFHGSRFRRLHAVETRSVAS, encoded by the coding sequence ATGCATGAGTCCTTCGAATTTCCGGCCGACGGTGCCGGGCTGCGCAGGGCCTTCGCCAATTTTCCGAGCGGCGTCGTCGCGGTCTGTGCCGAAATCGACGGCACGCCACACGGTTTGGCGGTGAGCACCTTCGTCCCGGTTTCGCTCGACCCGCCGCTGGTCTCGTTCTGCGTGCAGAACAACTCCTCGACCTGGCCGAAGCTCACCGGCGCGACGCATCTGGGGCTGAGCCTGCTCGGTACCGATCAACAGGACGCGGCCCGCGCCCTCGGCACCCGCACCGGCGATCGCTTCGCCGGGGTGCGACTCCATCGCGGCACCGGCGACGCGATCTTCATCGAGGGTGCGTCGGCCTGGATCGAGGGTGTGCCGGAGGCGCAGGTGCCCGCGGGCGACCACACCGTGGTGATCCTGCGGATCCACCGGCTCGCGACCAGGGGCGATGTGGATCCGCTGGTATTCCACGGCAGTCGATTTCGCCGGCTGCACGCCGTGGAGACCCGTAGCGTCGCCAGCTGA
- a CDS encoding NADPH-dependent FMN reductase: MAVTVVVGNPKPASRTLTAATLVAKGLRPDIEPTVFDLVSFGPALLGWGDPAVAEAVRTVRDSRLVVFASPTFKATYTGLLKLFLEQFDGGTGLADVVAVPVMLGAGPVHALAPDLLLKPVLTELGATSALPGLYLSDSTFQEDGVIERYTDRWRPVVSALVAGVEVTNHA, translated from the coding sequence GTGGCAGTGACCGTAGTCGTCGGCAATCCGAAACCGGCCTCCCGCACGCTGACCGCGGCGACGCTGGTGGCCAAGGGTTTGCGGCCGGATATCGAACCCACCGTGTTCGACCTCGTCTCGTTCGGGCCCGCGCTGCTCGGCTGGGGTGATCCGGCCGTCGCCGAAGCGGTGCGCACGGTGCGCGATTCGCGGCTGGTGGTGTTCGCGAGCCCGACCTTCAAGGCCACCTACACCGGGCTGCTGAAGCTGTTTCTCGAACAGTTCGACGGCGGAACCGGATTGGCCGATGTGGTGGCCGTCCCGGTGATGCTCGGCGCCGGTCCCGTGCACGCGCTCGCGCCCGATCTGCTGCTCAAACCGGTGCTCACCGAACTCGGCGCGACCAGTGCGCTGCCTGGCCTTTACCTGTCGGACAGCACATTCCAGGAAGACGGTGTGATCGAGCGCTATACCGACCGATGGCGGCCGGTGGTATCGGCGCTTGTCGCGGGTGTCGAGGTGACGAATCATGCATGA
- a CDS encoding acyl-CoA dehydrogenase family protein translates to MTAVAAEIRSAAQAISVAGELAADFASGAAARDRDRALPYAEVDRLAASGLLAATVPAGYGGADLPPSVVAEVVRILAAADPNIAQIPHSHFVYLNLLRLAGSDEQRRHYFGKVLRGGRIANAQSERSGATVADISTTLRPAGTRFQIDGTKFYCTGSLFADVLAVLTRLDDPEEVSGLAAGEYIAYLPADTPGVRIIDDWNGIGQRTTGSGTVHLDGVFVDRDQLIARAGAVGAPTGYGSFAQLLHAAIDAGIARGALTAATEFVRTTSRPWFESGVARAIDDPLLIQRFGELSVAVTAAEATLVAAGSAVDAATVGVASRPGGELFGASGRSAATFGGVSASPDGDDPVARASLAVAAAKVLADRAANEVSASLFEVGGTRSAAADLNLHHFWRNARTHTLHDPVRWKYQHLGRALLHDAAPPWHGVI, encoded by the coding sequence ATGACCGCGGTCGCCGCCGAGATAAGGTCTGCGGCGCAGGCCATTTCGGTGGCCGGGGAACTCGCGGCCGACTTCGCGTCGGGGGCGGCCGCGCGGGACCGGGACCGCGCACTGCCGTACGCGGAGGTGGACCGGCTCGCGGCGAGTGGACTGCTCGCCGCGACCGTGCCCGCCGGGTACGGCGGTGCCGATCTGCCGCCGAGCGTGGTGGCCGAGGTGGTGCGGATTCTCGCCGCCGCCGATCCGAATATCGCCCAAATACCGCACAGTCACTTCGTTTATCTGAATCTGCTGCGGCTGGCCGGATCGGACGAGCAGCGCAGGCACTATTTCGGCAAGGTGCTGCGGGGCGGCCGGATAGCCAACGCGCAATCGGAGCGCAGCGGCGCGACGGTCGCCGATATCTCGACGACCCTGCGACCTGCGGGCACGCGTTTCCAGATCGACGGAACCAAATTCTATTGCACCGGTTCTCTTTTCGCCGATGTACTGGCGGTGCTGACCAGACTCGACGATCCCGAGGAGGTCAGCGGGCTCGCCGCGGGCGAGTACATCGCGTACCTGCCCGCCGACACTCCCGGTGTGCGAATCATCGATGACTGGAACGGAATCGGCCAACGCACGACCGGCAGCGGCACGGTTCACCTCGACGGCGTATTCGTCGACCGCGACCAATTGATCGCCCGCGCGGGCGCGGTGGGCGCACCGACCGGATACGGCTCTTTCGCACAACTGCTGCACGCCGCTATAGATGCGGGCATCGCCCGCGGGGCACTCACCGCCGCAACGGAATTCGTTCGCACCACGAGTCGTCCGTGGTTCGAGTCGGGTGTCGCTCGCGCGATCGATGACCCACTGCTGATCCAGCGCTTCGGCGAATTGTCGGTCGCCGTCACGGCGGCCGAGGCGACGCTGGTCGCGGCGGGATCCGCGGTGGACGCCGCAACCGTCGGTGTGGCATCCCGGCCCGGCGGCGAACTGTTCGGAGCCTCAGGACGTTCGGCCGCAACGTTCGGTGGTGTATCGGCGAGCCCGGATGGAGACGACCCGGTCGCGCGAGCGTCCCTGGCGGTGGCCGCGGCCAAGGTCCTCGCCGATCGCGCGGCCAACGAGGTGTCCGCATCACTGTTCGAAGTGGGTGGAACACGCAGCGCCGCAGCCGATTTGAACCTGCACCACTTCTGGCGCAATGCCAGGACACACACCCTGCACGACCCGGTGCGCTGGAAATATCAGCACCTGGGCCGGGCGTTGCTGCACGATGCCGCGCCGCCCTGGCACGGGGTCATCTGA
- the sfnG gene encoding dimethylsulfone monooxygenase SfnG has translation MSTEQIAEQIRFAYWVPNVSGGLVTSDIEQRTGWDFEYNRKLARTAENNGFDYALSQVRYTASYGAEYQHESTSFSLALLGATERLKVIAAVHPGLWHPAVLAKFGATADHLSNGRFAINVVSGWFAGEFRALGEPWLEHDERYRRSAEFLEVIRKIWTEDAVDYGGDFYRIRDFTLKPKPLNTPERPNPELFQGGNSTAARHNGGRYADWYFSNGKDFDGVTEQLDELRAIARAYDRSVKFGLNGFIIARDTEKEAHDTLREIIEKANKPAVEGFRDAVQQAGASTADRKGMWADSTFEDLVQYNDGFRTRLIGTPEQVAERIVAYRRLGVDLILAGFLHFQEEIEYFGAKVLPLVRELEAAEQPVAAVG, from the coding sequence ATGAGTACGGAGCAGATCGCCGAGCAGATCCGGTTCGCCTACTGGGTGCCCAATGTCAGCGGGGGACTGGTCACCAGTGATATCGAACAGCGCACCGGCTGGGATTTCGAATACAACCGGAAACTCGCGCGCACCGCGGAGAACAACGGGTTCGACTACGCGCTCTCCCAGGTCCGCTACACCGCCTCCTACGGTGCCGAATACCAGCACGAGTCGACGTCGTTCAGCCTGGCGCTGCTCGGTGCGACCGAGCGGTTGAAGGTGATCGCGGCCGTGCACCCCGGGCTGTGGCACCCCGCGGTGCTCGCCAAATTCGGCGCCACCGCCGACCATCTGTCCAATGGCCGTTTCGCCATCAACGTCGTATCCGGTTGGTTCGCGGGCGAATTCCGGGCGCTGGGCGAACCCTGGCTGGAACATGACGAAAGATACCGGCGCAGCGCCGAATTCCTCGAGGTGATCCGCAAGATCTGGACCGAGGACGCCGTGGATTACGGCGGCGATTTCTACCGCATCCGGGATTTCACGCTGAAGCCCAAGCCGCTCAACACCCCGGAACGTCCGAATCCCGAACTGTTCCAAGGGGGTAACTCCACGGCGGCGCGGCATAACGGCGGCCGCTACGCCGACTGGTACTTCTCCAACGGCAAGGATTTCGACGGCGTCACCGAACAATTGGACGAGCTGCGCGCGATCGCGCGGGCGTACGATCGCTCGGTGAAGTTCGGGCTCAACGGGTTCATCATCGCCCGCGATACCGAGAAGGAAGCGCACGATACGCTCCGGGAGATCATCGAGAAGGCGAACAAGCCCGCGGTGGAGGGGTTCCGGGACGCGGTCCAGCAGGCGGGCGCGTCCACCGCGGACCGGAAAGGTATGTGGGCCGATTCCACCTTCGAGGATCTGGTGCAGTACAACGACGGCTTCCGCACCAGGCTGATCGGTACACCGGAACAGGTGGCCGAACGCATCGTCGCCTACCGGCGGCTCGGCGTCGATCTCATCCTGGCCGGATTCCTGCACTTCCAGGAGGAGATCGAGTACTTCGGCGCGAAAGTGCTTCCGCTGGTTCGCGAATTGGAGGCCGCGGAGCAACCGGTCGCGGCGGTGGGCTGA
- a CDS encoding styrene monooxygenase/indole monooxygenase family protein translates to MTSQNSSHSTRRAAVIGAGQTGVTAALGLLDAGFDVTLYSDRDQRALRDDVPATGTALEFGEAQQAEAALGLDSYTARAPRHTGLSVRIAGPDGAELIQFDGNFDGYVGVAVDTRLKADERLTAFLERGGRFVVAAVTPEALDPIAAENDLTLVATGRGGLSELFPIDPARTPYAAPQRSLLTLTVNGIGHDASVFAHRSPAGGAHSGFSILAEQGEGWWGPYLHKDAGPSWAFLGWAKPGSEWESRFAAADSAESAHRIVRDLYRDFIEWDLPEVLATQVIADDPHSWLKGAVRPVVRAGVGRTAGGHAVAALGDTAIAYDPIAGQGAQSGLIQAQRLVAAAAVHDGPFDGDWLTKQYTAFLAARGDAANKVTRLFLGDPELADIGNDLFAAAAVDPDFAAALVGLLHRPQPFLGVESIRDAHDFITRVTGIDAAQLLARFAPAGAFARSTFSNELANV, encoded by the coding sequence ATGACATCGCAGAATTCCTCCCATTCCACTCGTAGGGCAGCGGTAATCGGCGCCGGACAAACCGGTGTCACCGCGGCACTCGGTTTACTCGACGCGGGTTTCGACGTCACGCTGTACAGCGATCGCGATCAGCGCGCGCTGCGCGACGACGTGCCCGCGACCGGTACCGCGCTCGAATTCGGCGAGGCCCAACAGGCCGAGGCCGCGCTCGGATTGGACAGCTATACCGCACGGGCGCCCCGCCATACCGGTCTGAGCGTGCGCATCGCCGGACCCGATGGCGCCGAATTGATCCAATTCGACGGGAATTTCGACGGTTATGTCGGTGTCGCCGTCGATACCCGATTGAAGGCCGATGAACGGCTCACCGCATTCCTGGAGCGGGGCGGGCGCTTCGTGGTCGCGGCGGTGACTCCGGAAGCACTCGATCCGATCGCGGCCGAGAACGATCTCACCCTGGTGGCGACCGGTCGCGGCGGACTGTCCGAACTTTTCCCCATCGATCCGGCGCGCACGCCGTATGCCGCGCCGCAGCGCTCGCTGCTGACCCTTACGGTCAACGGAATTGGCCATGACGCGAGCGTTTTCGCGCATCGCAGTCCGGCGGGTGGTGCGCACAGCGGCTTTTCGATCCTGGCCGAGCAGGGCGAGGGCTGGTGGGGGCCGTACCTGCACAAGGATGCCGGGCCGAGCTGGGCCTTCCTCGGCTGGGCGAAACCGGGCAGCGAATGGGAAAGCCGGTTCGCGGCAGCGGATTCGGCGGAATCGGCGCATCGAATCGTGCGAGACCTCTACCGCGACTTCATCGAATGGGATCTGCCCGAGGTGCTGGCGACCCAGGTGATCGCCGACGATCCGCATTCCTGGCTGAAGGGTGCGGTGCGTCCGGTCGTGCGCGCCGGCGTCGGCCGCACCGCGGGTGGGCACGCTGTCGCCGCGCTGGGTGACACCGCGATCGCATACGACCCGATCGCGGGCCAGGGCGCGCAGAGCGGCCTGATCCAGGCGCAGCGCCTGGTCGCCGCGGCCGCGGTGCACGATGGGCCGTTCGACGGGGACTGGTTGACCAAGCAGTACACCGCGTTCCTCGCCGCCCGCGGCGATGCGGCGAACAAGGTGACTCGGCTGTTCCTGGGTGATCCGGAACTCGCCGACATCGGTAACGACCTCTTCGCCGCCGCCGCCGTCGATCCGGACTTCGCCGCAGCGCTCGTCGGCCTGCTGCACCGCCCGCAGCCGTTCCTCGGTGTCGAATCCATCAGGGACGCACACGATTTCATCACCCGGGTCACCGGAATCGATGCGGCGCAATTGCTCGCGCGATTCGCGCCCGCCGGCGCCTTCGCCCGATCGACCTTCTCGAACGAACTCGCCAACGTCTGA
- a CDS encoding GAF domain-containing protein: MSFTVADLSGSRAEQYQQLADQARALVAGEADRVANAANLAALVYHALPELNWVGFYFYDGRELVVGPFQGKPACVRIPLGKGVCGTAAQSRETQLVPDVHAFPGHIACDADSRSEIVVPLIHDGELIGVFDIDSPKPDRFDATDRDGIETIAGIFVDSL, encoded by the coding sequence ATGTCGTTCACCGTCGCCGATCTGAGCGGATCACGGGCAGAGCAGTATCAGCAGCTCGCCGACCAGGCGCGGGCGCTGGTCGCGGGCGAGGCCGACCGCGTCGCCAACGCCGCCAACCTCGCCGCGCTCGTCTATCACGCGCTGCCCGAACTGAATTGGGTCGGCTTCTATTTCTATGACGGCCGCGAACTCGTCGTCGGACCGTTCCAGGGCAAACCGGCCTGTGTCCGAATTCCGCTCGGCAAGGGTGTGTGCGGCACCGCGGCACAGTCGAGGGAAACTCAGCTGGTGCCCGATGTGCACGCCTTTCCCGGACATATCGCCTGCGATGCGGATTCGCGGTCGGAAATCGTTGTTCCGCTGATACACGATGGGGAATTGATCGGCGTATTCGATATCGACAGCCCGAAACCGGATCGCTTCGACGCCACCGATCGCGACGGCATCGAAACAATCGCCGGAATATTCGTCGACTCGCTCTGA